From a region of the Aulosira sp. FACHB-615 genome:
- a CDS encoding PAS domain S-box protein, whose amino-acid sequence MSVAWVSKGEIVDESLKLLRKLEFLPETITLLDKIAAILPGMIFQFRQQADGSQVVLYVSSGCRDLSELEPELIQADWQILYQLIHPEDRTKFKKSLAVAFSTLKPWHWEGRIMTPSGKLKYIQGACQLEAEANGDILCNGLVIDITPRKQTEEELRTSEARYQAILAAIPDLMFRMSRDGEYLDLKGDGISLTLTKEEIVGKNMRDLLPNDLALIGQETIAKTLDAGSLQTCEYQLPTPKGIRDYEARLVVSGADEVLAIVRDITERKQVETSLQNLAQKFSKAFNCSPDPISISTLKEGRFIEVNDSFMQLSGYEQNEVIGHTAFDLKIWVNESDRTQLVADLQTKGAISNLEFTFRRKSGEIRTTLLSADVIDLDGVPCILAINHDITARKQAEAQMRLTAQRDRLLTETLVRIRSSLNLEQILQTTVSEVRQFLQADRVFIGLNNYEVKVKKIAESVDPKYPSILGWTPEDKSYLQELKTIFATHRVRVVEDVSKITVSPKLQANYQQFQTRASLAVPIMLGEELIGALVANQCSAPRQWQPIEIDLLQQLSEQLAIAIQQAQLYQELAELNTNLERQVEERTAQLQQKMQELEKLQQVKDVVLHTVAHDLRTTVMGNLMVLKNLLENGGVGSRDLGVGEQSPPVLLCSHTPPAETSYPAVSQSIPVPSSVIERMIQGNDRQLTMINSLLEIHCWMEQGVIINLQQVNLNTLLEKILPDLQPLLWQNQATLENLINEDLPLIKTDPTQLQTVLLTLLIYSLQQNPPGLKLALTATVVESMVKIQIEHNGVTMSKTEGDRLFDLYVREPQAPCSTILGLKMYLCRQIIQAHGGEIGVISNRKRGLTFWFTLSVAD is encoded by the coding sequence ATGTCAGTTGCTTGGGTATCAAAGGGTGAAATAGTGGATGAATCCTTAAAATTACTACGTAAACTTGAATTTCTGCCAGAGACTATCACTTTGTTGGACAAAATTGCTGCTATTTTACCAGGGATGATTTTTCAATTCCGACAACAGGCGGATGGTTCCCAGGTGGTTTTATACGTAAGTTCTGGTTGTCGAGACTTGTCAGAATTAGAACCAGAACTAATTCAAGCAGACTGGCAAATTTTATACCAGCTAATTCATCCCGAAGATAGAACCAAGTTTAAGAAATCTCTGGCTGTAGCTTTTAGTACACTTAAACCTTGGCATTGGGAAGGCAGAATTATGACTCCTAGTGGTAAACTCAAGTATATTCAAGGAGCTTGCCAACTGGAAGCAGAAGCAAACGGTGATATTCTCTGTAATGGTTTAGTGATAGATATTACTCCTAGAAAACAAACCGAAGAAGAGTTACGCACCAGTGAGGCGAGGTACCAAGCAATTTTGGCAGCAATTCCAGATTTGATGTTTCGGATGAGTCGTGATGGTGAATATCTTGATTTGAAAGGTGATGGTATCAGTCTCACTTTAACGAAAGAAGAGATAGTTGGTAAAAATATGCGAGATTTATTACCAAATGATCTAGCCTTAATTGGACAAGAAACCATTGCGAAAACTTTGGATGCTGGCAGTTTGCAAACTTGCGAATATCAATTACCAACACCAAAGGGTATTCGTGATTATGAGGCGCGGTTAGTAGTTAGCGGCGCTGATGAAGTATTAGCGATTGTTCGGGATATTACAGAGCGGAAACAAGTAGAAACTTCACTACAAAATTTGGCACAAAAGTTTTCTAAAGCTTTTAATTGTAGTCCCGATCCAATTAGTATTAGTACATTGAAAGAAGGACGCTTCATCGAAGTTAATGATAGTTTTATGCAGCTATCAGGCTATGAGCAGAATGAAGTAATTGGTCATACAGCTTTTGATTTAAAAATCTGGGTAAATGAAAGCGATCGCACTCAATTAGTAGCAGATTTACAAACCAAGGGAGCCATCAGCAACTTAGAATTTACCTTTCGGCGCAAGTCCGGGGAAATTCGCACCACCTTACTGTCTGCCGATGTGATTGATTTAGATGGTGTACCCTGTATTTTAGCGATTAATCATGATATTACCGCCCGTAAGCAAGCAGAAGCCCAAATGCGGTTGACAGCACAGCGCGATCGCTTGTTGACGGAAACGCTGGTTAGGATTCGCTCTTCCCTGAATTTAGAGCAAATTCTCCAAACTACTGTGTCAGAAGTCAGGCAATTTCTACAAGCTGATCGGGTTTTTATTGGGCTGAATAATTATGAGGTAAAAGTCAAAAAAATCGCAGAATCAGTAGACCCCAAATATCCTTCTATATTGGGTTGGACACCAGAAGATAAAAGTTATTTGCAAGAATTGAAAACTATTTTTGCAACTCATCGCGTGCGTGTAGTGGAAGATGTCAGCAAAATCACAGTATCGCCAAAATTACAAGCCAATTATCAACAATTTCAGACAAGGGCAAGTTTAGCTGTACCAATTATGTTAGGGGAAGAATTAATTGGTGCTTTAGTTGCTAATCAATGTTCTGCCCCCCGTCAATGGCAACCGATAGAAATCGACTTACTCCAACAATTATCAGAACAATTAGCGATCGCCATTCAGCAAGCGCAACTTTACCAAGAACTCGCCGAACTCAACACCAACCTCGAACGCCAAGTAGAAGAACGCACCGCCCAACTGCAACAAAAAATGCAGGAATTAGAAAAACTGCAACAAGTTAAAGATGTGGTACTGCATACAGTCGCCCATGATTTACGCACCACAGTTATGGGCAATTTGATGGTACTGAAGAATTTGCTAGAAAATGGGGGAGTCGGGAGTCGGGATTTGGGAGTTGGGGAACAATCACCACCTGTCCTCCTCTGTTCCCATACACCACCAGCAGAAACTTCTTACCCTGCTGTTTCTCAGTCAATTCCTGTACCTAGTTCAGTAATTGAACGGATGATTCAAGGGAACGATCGCCAACTCACAATGATTAACTCTTTGTTAGAAATTCATTGCTGGATGGAGCAAGGTGTTATTATAAATCTCCAGCAGGTAAATTTAAACACACTCCTCGAAAAAATTCTGCCCGACTTACAACCACTGTTGTGGCAAAATCAGGCAACACTCGAAAACTTAATTAACGAAGATTTGCCATTAATCAAGACAGATCCTACACAGTTACAAACAGTGTTGCTGACCTTGTTAATTTATAGTTTGCAACAAAATCCCCCAGGGTTGAAATTGGCGCTGACAGCCACCGTTGTGGAAAGTATGGTCAAAATTCAAATTGAACATAACGGTGTCACCATGAGTAAAACAGAAGGTGATCGCCTGTTTGATTTATATGTGCGAGAACCCCAAGCACCTTGTTCCACAATTCTAGGGTTGAAAATGTATTTATGTCGCCAAATTATTCAAGCACATGGCGGCGAAATTGGTGTAATTAGTAACCGCAAACGAGGATTAACATTTTGGTTCACATTGTCTGTAGCCGATTAG
- the xseB gene encoding exodeoxyribonuclease VII small subunit, translated as MVKRKSSSDAEAIANVNYEAKVSEIEKIIARIEAGELELEDVFEQFATAVEYLRQCESFLQQRQKQVDLLIETLNDD; from the coding sequence ATGGTTAAACGTAAAAGTTCCTCGGATGCGGAAGCGATCGCAAATGTGAATTACGAGGCGAAGGTATCAGAAATTGAAAAAATTATTGCCCGCATTGAAGCCGGTGAATTGGAGTTGGAAGACGTGTTTGAGCAGTTTGCCACTGCTGTTGAGTATTTACGTCAGTGTGAAAGCTTTTTACAACAAAGACAAAAGCAAGTAGATTTATTGATTGAAACATTAAATGATGATTGA
- a CDS encoding pentapeptide repeat-containing protein codes for MALDFSGQNLRGRNFKGQNLASANFSYADIRGANFSGANLTEANFSHAKAGLQGHWVIGLVIVSFLLSGLSGLFSALSGYFVSLIFNSFLNNQVIGWVALFILIAFCFITISLGLTTDLGAGAAAGAVAFAFAFAVAFAVAGAFAVTLAGAFAGAFAVAGAFAVAGAVAVAGVGAFAVTVAGAVAGAGTLLSIYIAWQAMKGNEKYSLIRNIAIAFAATGGTSFRNANLTNAKFAEATLKSSDFRNATLTRTHWHQAKMLDRVRPGKTYLQNSQVRQLLVTGQGQDKNFDRQNLRGINLQSANLADASFISTDLSEANLQDADLSRAKLKQTQLDATDLTGAILTGAFIEDWGITNETKLHGVRCEYIFMRLPTKANPDPLRKPDNHQEVFQDGDFAEFIQPIFDTLDLYHNQGVDPRAIAIAFKKLAEKHPEAGLEIVAMEKRGDDKLLIRAKTAVDVNKSQLSAEYFADYNQLKALSQSQQSLLIEKDDRIRSLETMLTTALQQPKYYIEGDNKVSDISGISIQGSSNVSGIAGGGSVANLGIISGNVNIAINELPDSPNSEQPGIKELLTQLQQAISQSSELSDEDKAEALEQVKTLAEAGQNPQEPTKQKTAKTAITMLKGLFSGLPAVATLVEAANNLLPVISKLFGLG; via the coding sequence ATGGCTTTAGACTTCTCCGGTCAAAATCTCCGAGGACGCAACTTCAAAGGACAAAACCTTGCAAGTGCAAACTTTAGCTATGCCGATATTCGAGGCGCAAACTTTAGCGGTGCTAACTTGACAGAGGCAAATTTCAGTCACGCCAAAGCTGGACTACAAGGCCATTGGGTAATTGGTTTAGTTATTGTCTCATTTTTATTGTCGGGACTCTCAGGATTGTTCTCAGCATTGAGTGGTTACTTCGTGTCGCTGATATTTAACTCATTTCTAAACAACCAAGTTATAGGCTGGGTTGCTTTATTCATATTGATTGCCTTTTGCTTCATCACAATTAGTCTAGGATTAACAACTGATTTAGGAGCGGGAGCCGCCGCCGGAGCCGTCGCTTTCGCCTTCGCCTTCGCCGTTGCCTTCGCCGTCGCCGGAGCTTTCGCCGTCACCCTCGCCGGAGCTTTCGCTGGAGCTTTCGCCGTCGCCGGAGCTTTCGCCGTCGCCGGAGCCGTCGCTGTCGCTGGAGTTGGAGCTTTCGCCGTCACCGTCGCCGGAGCGGTCGCCGGAGCCGGAACGTTACTGAGCATTTACATCGCTTGGCAAGCGATGAAAGGAAATGAGAAATATTCCTTGATTCGTAATATTGCCATTGCCTTTGCAGCCACAGGCGGTACAAGCTTTCGTAACGCCAATTTAACCAATGCCAAATTCGCCGAAGCCACACTCAAAAGCAGCGATTTCCGCAACGCTACTCTTACTCGTACTCATTGGCATCAAGCCAAAATGCTTGACCGTGTGCGCCCTGGTAAAACCTATCTGCAAAACTCACAAGTACGCCAACTGCTAGTTACTGGACAAGGACAAGACAAAAACTTCGATCGCCAAAACCTGCGGGGTATAAACTTACAATCAGCTAACCTAGCAGATGCCAGCTTTATCAGCACTGACCTCAGTGAAGCTAACTTGCAAGATGCTGATTTATCCAGAGCCAAACTTAAACAAACCCAACTCGACGCAACTGATTTAACAGGCGCAATTCTCACAGGTGCATTCATTGAGGATTGGGGTATTACCAATGAAACTAAATTGCATGGCGTGAGGTGTGAATATATCTTCATGCGCTTACCCACCAAAGCCAACCCCGACCCCCTCCGCAAACCAGATAATCACCAAGAAGTATTTCAAGACGGCGACTTTGCCGAATTTATCCAACCAATTTTTGACACCCTCGACCTTTATCACAATCAAGGCGTTGACCCCCGCGCCATTGCTATTGCGTTTAAAAAATTAGCAGAAAAACACCCCGAAGCTGGGTTAGAAATCGTCGCAATGGAGAAACGCGGCGATGATAAATTATTAATCCGCGCCAAAACTGCGGTAGACGTTAATAAATCGCAACTGAGTGCCGAATATTTTGCAGATTATAATCAACTCAAAGCTTTATCTCAAAGTCAACAATCATTACTTATAGAAAAAGACGATCGCATTCGTAGTTTAGAAACTATGCTGACAACTGCTCTCCAGCAGCCCAAATATTATATAGAAGGAGATAATAAAGTGTCTGATATTAGCGGCATTAGTATTCAAGGCAGCAGTAATGTTAGTGGTATTGCGGGTGGTGGTTCTGTTGCCAACTTAGGAATAATTAGCGGCAATGTAAATATTGCCATTAATGAGTTACCCGATTCCCCCAATAGTGAGCAACCAGGAATTAAAGAATTACTCACACAATTACAACAGGCAATTTCCCAATCTTCAGAATTATCTGATGAAGATAAAGCCGAGGCTTTAGAACAAGTGAAAACTTTAGCCGAAGCAGGTCAAAATCCCCAAGAACCCACCAAGCAAAAAACTGCCAAGACAGCCATCACCATGTTAAAAGGTTTATTTTCTGGCTTACCCGCCGTCGCCACATTGGTAGAAGCAGCAAATAATTTATTACCTGTCATTTCTAAACTATTTGGGTTGGGATAA
- the xseA gene encoding exodeoxyribonuclease VII large subunit produces MTSDFTDSVTFNTALSVAGLTDYIRLLLEQDEQLRQVWITGEVSSANHHRSGLFFTLQDPDGTAAIKCVAWNSQVAKLVQIPAVGEQIIILGSIRLYPQRGEYQLTVWQALPAGVGLQALRYQQLRNRLLAEGLFDPEKKRPLPPHPQTIAVVTSPTAAAWGDIQKTLKHRYPGLQVLFSPATVQGEQAPESIVKAIARVEKDGRAEVLILSRGGGAVEELACFNDERVVRAVAECSIPVITGIGHQRDESLVDLAADVCVHTPTAAAELVVPSLSELSAQHQQRIDALYDAVYEVRTSAVNQLQILRNRLQRVGLDRQVKQEMQKLGWKRQQLLQVTSQRSRQATQHLELLRQKLATLDPKAVLQRGYAVVRQENGAIARHASELTVGQELLVQLGQGEVKVKVTEVTTKTLKD; encoded by the coding sequence ATGACTTCTGATTTTACTGACTCTGTAACTTTCAATACAGCACTTTCGGTAGCTGGGTTAACTGATTATATCCGGTTGCTGTTAGAGCAAGATGAGCAACTACGACAAGTTTGGATCACAGGGGAAGTTTCCAGCGCCAATCATCATCGCAGTGGTTTATTTTTTACACTGCAAGACCCGGATGGGACAGCAGCGATTAAGTGCGTGGCGTGGAATAGTCAAGTAGCAAAACTTGTGCAGATTCCTGCGGTTGGTGAACAGATAATTATTTTGGGGAGTATACGCTTGTATCCCCAAAGAGGAGAGTATCAGTTAACAGTTTGGCAAGCTTTACCTGCTGGTGTGGGTTTACAAGCATTACGCTATCAACAATTACGTAACCGCTTGTTAGCGGAAGGGTTATTTGACCCTGAAAAAAAGCGGCCGCTACCACCCCATCCCCAAACGATCGCAGTTGTGACTTCACCCACGGCGGCGGCTTGGGGTGATATTCAAAAAACCCTTAAACATAGATATCCTGGCTTACAAGTATTATTTTCGCCAGCCACAGTACAAGGCGAACAAGCACCAGAATCAATAGTGAAAGCGATCGCCAGAGTTGAAAAAGATGGTCGGGCTGAGGTGCTAATTTTATCACGGGGTGGTGGGGCAGTTGAGGAATTAGCTTGCTTTAATGATGAGCGAGTCGTCAGGGCTGTGGCAGAATGTTCTATCCCGGTAATTACGGGGATTGGTCATCAACGAGATGAATCTTTAGTCGATTTAGCGGCTGATGTCTGCGTACATACACCGACCGCCGCCGCCGAATTAGTTGTACCGTCGCTATCAGAATTGTCTGCTCAACATCAGCAGCGAATTGATGCTTTGTATGATGCAGTGTATGAAGTGAGGACATCGGCCGTCAATCAACTGCAAATCTTACGTAATCGCTTGCAACGTGTAGGCTTAGATAGACAAGTCAAACAAGAAATGCAAAAGTTAGGCTGGAAACGTCAGCAACTTTTACAAGTTACTAGCCAGCGATCGCGACAAGCCACACAGCATTTAGAATTGTTGCGCCAGAAGTTAGCTACCCTTGACCCAAAGGCGGTGTTACAGCGAGGTTACGCCGTGGTACGCCAAGAAAATGGAGCGATAGCGCGTCATGCAAGTGAGTTAACTGTTGGTCAAGAATTGTTGGTTCAGTTGGGGCAGGGAGAAGTTAAAGTAAAAGTTACGGAAGTGACGACAAAAACCCTCAAAGATTAA
- a CDS encoding Uma2 family endonuclease: MSQAIEGVRWTIHDIEVLPENEWTRYEIINGELFVTRTPHYRHQQICGKTFRQLDIWSESSGLGVTIISPGLIFSEADSVIPDVVWVSQERLAQIEDEAGHLTAAPELVIEVLSPGTQNERRDKEAKLKLYSIHGVREYWILNRFTKQVEVYRREKAQLILVATLIGDDEITSPLLPGFCCSISCFFPE; encoded by the coding sequence ATGAGTCAAGCTATTGAAGGAGTACGCTGGACAATCCACGATATAGAGGTTCTACCTGAAAATGAGTGGACACGCTACGAAATTATTAATGGAGAATTATTTGTAACTCGCACCCCTCACTATCGTCATCAACAAATATGTGGTAAAACTTTTCGCCAGCTTGATATTTGGTCAGAGTCTAGTGGTTTGGGCGTGACAATTATATCTCCTGGGTTGATTTTTTCGGAGGCAGATAGTGTTATCCCCGATGTAGTTTGGGTTAGCCAAGAAAGATTAGCCCAAATTGAAGATGAAGCAGGACATTTAACAGCCGCGCCAGAATTGGTAATCGAAGTATTATCTCCCGGTACACAAAACGAACGTCGAGATAAGGAAGCAAAACTGAAACTTTATTCAATTCATGGTGTGCGTGAGTATTGGATTTTGAATCGCTTTACTAAACAAGTGGAAGTTTATCGCCGAGAAAAAGCCCAGTTAATTTTAGTTGCAACTTTGATAGGTGATGATGAAATAACTTCGCCACTTTTACCAGGATTTTGTTGTTCTATTAGTTGCTTTTTTCCTGAATAA
- a CDS encoding PAS domain-containing sensor histidine kinase, whose protein sequence is MAKLLQKFGIWWQQVFSAPKIDVITGEYHSWRNHFFWQRLRLWLWLAFICLLTFTVRDIYDLFFSLQELVQIPRIVRIQGLAINVSMLLSLLICFSLHKTRFGHRHPGRLFLGTSWSVGFASQLFATIKGFALPDIVGWSLLFLSQAIFMPVRWPLHFISQVSILGYYFIVNTALGLKTLKPEHPEIYNVTFVLYIFWFCVICDLGVYLYDRLQRSEFYARKELESANRKLVVAEAKYRSIFENAIEGIFQSSPDGRYITANPALAKIYGYSSPEEVTANFTDIENQLYVDPKRRAEFVRLIEKYGIISEFESQIYRQDGSIVWISEKAYAVRDAAGKLLYYEGLIEDITQRKQAEEALQEQIDFLQVLIDTIPTPVFYKNTQGLYLGCNTAFEAVLGLRKEQILGKSDYDLAPRELADQYYHADMTLLEQQQVQTYESFLVFADQTKHDVIFYKASFSKVDGSLGGLVGIILDISELQAALRDRQRTEEALRVFFHAVSHDLRNPVLGSLMVLKNLLENAGEESNVISLPRTTLERMVQSSDRQLNLINSLMEAHVNDMQGLVLQRQPVQLDMIIADAIADLEPMLRKNQTHLINLVTADLPLINADATQLWRVFSNLIGNAIKHNLPGLQITINAIVEGEKIYCTVSDNGVGISPEQSQRLFDLYFRGKNNPYSLGLGLGLYLCKQIVQAHGGEIGVQSGLETGVTFWFTLPIS, encoded by the coding sequence ATGGCTAAATTATTGCAAAAATTTGGAATTTGGTGGCAACAAGTTTTTTCAGCACCAAAAATTGATGTAATTACTGGTGAATATCACTCTTGGCGTAATCATTTTTTTTGGCAGAGATTACGCTTGTGGTTATGGTTGGCATTTATTTGTTTATTGACTTTTACTGTCCGCGATATTTATGACTTATTCTTTTCTCTACAAGAATTGGTACAGATACCAAGAATAGTCAGGATTCAAGGACTGGCGATTAACGTTTCCATGTTACTGAGTTTATTGATTTGTTTTAGTTTACATAAAACTCGCTTTGGTCATCGTCACCCAGGTAGATTATTTTTAGGTACATCTTGGTCAGTTGGTTTTGCGTCGCAATTGTTCGCCACAATTAAAGGTTTTGCCTTACCAGATATTGTTGGTTGGTCGTTGCTATTTCTTAGTCAAGCTATATTTATGCCAGTGCGCTGGCCGCTCCATTTTATATCTCAGGTAAGTATTTTAGGTTACTATTTTATTGTGAATACTGCCTTGGGATTAAAAACACTTAAACCAGAACATCCAGAAATATATAATGTAACATTTGTTTTATATATATTCTGGTTTTGTGTTATCTGTGATTTGGGAGTTTATTTATACGATCGCCTACAACGTTCGGAATTTTACGCCCGCAAAGAATTAGAATCAGCTAATCGCAAATTAGTCGTCGCCGAAGCCAAATATCGCAGTATTTTTGAAAACGCCATTGAAGGGATTTTTCAAAGTAGTCCTGATGGTCGATATATTACAGCTAATCCGGCATTAGCTAAAATTTATGGCTATTCTTCACCAGAAGAAGTTACAGCTAATTTTACAGATATTGAAAATCAGTTGTATGTTGACCCCAAGCGTCGGGCTGAGTTTGTGCGGTTAATTGAAAAGTATGGCATTATCTCCGAATTTGAATCACAAATTTATCGCCAAGATGGCAGTATAGTTTGGATTTCGGAAAAAGCCTATGCTGTGCGTGATGCAGCCGGAAAATTACTGTATTATGAAGGGTTAATTGAGGATATTACCCAACGCAAACAAGCCGAGGAAGCCTTACAAGAACAAATCGATTTCTTACAAGTTTTAATCGATACAATTCCCACTCCTGTTTTTTATAAGAATACTCAAGGTTTATACCTTGGTTGCAACACAGCTTTTGAAGCAGTTCTGGGTTTACGCAAAGAACAAATTCTTGGTAAATCTGATTATGACTTAGCACCCAGAGAACTGGCTGACCAATATTATCACGCAGATATGACTTTGTTGGAACAACAACAAGTGCAAACTTATGAAAGTTTTTTGGTGTTTGCTGATCAAACCAAACATGATGTCATATTTTACAAAGCCAGCTTTTCTAAAGTCGATGGTTCCTTGGGCGGCTTAGTGGGGATAATTTTAGATATTAGCGAACTTCAGGCAGCATTGCGCGATCGCCAGCGTACCGAAGAAGCACTGCGAGTCTTTTTCCATGCAGTATCTCATGACTTACGTAACCCAGTTTTGGGTAGTTTGATGGTGCTGAAGAATTTGCTAGAAAATGCAGGAGAGGAGAGTAATGTAATTTCTTTACCCCGTACCACTTTAGAACGGATGGTGCAGAGTAGCGATCGCCAATTAAACTTAATTAATTCCTTGATGGAAGCCCATGTCAACGATATGCAAGGGTTAGTTTTACAGCGTCAACCTGTGCAGTTAGATATGATTATCGCCGATGCGATCGCAGATTTAGAACCAATGCTGCGAAAAAATCAAACTCATCTCATCAATCTTGTCACCGCAGATTTACCCTTAATCAACGCCGATGCAACACAACTATGGCGAGTATTTTCTAACTTAATTGGCAATGCCATCAAACATAATTTACCAGGATTGCAAATTACAATTAATGCCATAGTTGAAGGTGAAAAAATTTATTGTACCGTCAGCGATAACGGTGTTGGTATTAGCCCAGAACAAAGCCAAAGATTATTTGATTTATATTTTCGGGGCAAGAATAATCCTTATTCTTTAGGTTTAGGTTTAGGCTTATATTTGTGTAAACAAATTGTTCAAGCGCATGGTGGTGAAATTGGTGTCCAAAGTGGATTAGAAACAGGCGTAACATTTTGGTTCACCCTACCAATTAGCTGA
- a CDS encoding bifunctional sterol desaturase/short chain dehydrogenase, translating to MIKMLAENWTVIEANLQINWLLVNNCLQFAAWGVFSLLLAEVLRDTYHALCHKVSWLAKWHNKHHAAYRRDLSVVSLKMYQESQLYHDIVESVLLVFVLTIVALLVNQWGLWFGVLYAFTFLYGASVRYFQGKIETDYNHLPGPLEIIPSSFWVNRAYHWRHHFDDVNAYYSGVFPLVDKILGTALSLKGKTIAITGASGTLGQALTAELIQHNAKVVAITTNPDKLVTQTGVMVLPWELGNEVQLRDRLEKVDILIINHGVNVYGDRTPQAINSSYEVNTFSALRLMDIFMTTVTGPQDKATKEIWVNTSEAEVSPALSPLYELSKRTLGNIITLKRLEGNCIIRKLILGPFKSQLNPYGVMSATQVAKFIVFLAVRDFRNIIVTINPLTYLLFPFKETSTWLYYRVFSKAKN from the coding sequence ATGATTAAGATGTTAGCTGAAAACTGGACTGTGATTGAAGCAAATTTACAGATTAACTGGCTGCTGGTAAATAACTGTTTGCAGTTTGCGGCTTGGGGAGTTTTTTCCCTGTTGCTGGCGGAGGTACTCAGGGACACTTACCATGCTTTATGTCACAAAGTAAGTTGGTTAGCTAAATGGCATAACAAGCATCATGCAGCCTATCGCCGCGACTTATCGGTAGTTTCTCTAAAAATGTATCAAGAGTCTCAGCTTTACCATGACATTGTAGAGTCGGTGCTTTTAGTCTTTGTTTTAACAATAGTTGCCTTATTGGTGAACCAATGGGGGTTGTGGTTCGGGGTATTATATGCTTTCACCTTTTTGTATGGGGCATCGGTGCGATATTTTCAAGGGAAAATAGAGACGGACTATAACCACTTACCCGGCCCTTTAGAAATTATTCCTTCGAGTTTTTGGGTAAATCGTGCTTACCATTGGCGACACCATTTTGATGATGTGAACGCTTATTACAGTGGCGTGTTTCCGTTGGTGGATAAAATTTTAGGTACAGCACTTTCTCTTAAAGGTAAAACCATCGCCATAACCGGTGCATCGGGAACTCTGGGACAAGCGTTAACAGCAGAACTGATTCAACACAATGCCAAGGTTGTAGCTATTACTACAAATCCAGATAAGTTAGTCACTCAAACCGGGGTAATGGTACTTCCTTGGGAGTTGGGGAATGAGGTACAACTGCGAGATAGGTTAGAAAAAGTCGATATTTTGATTATCAATCATGGTGTGAATGTTTATGGCGATCGCACACCCCAAGCCATCAATTCATCTTATGAGGTGAATACTTTTTCAGCATTGCGGTTGATGGATATCTTCATGACAACGGTGACGGGGCCACAAGACAAAGCCACCAAAGAAATTTGGGTGAATACTTCGGAAGCAGAGGTATCACCAGCCCTCAGTCCACTTTATGAATTGAGTAAACGCACCTTGGGAAATATTATTACCCTCAAACGTTTAGAAGGTAATTGCATTATTCGCAAATTAATTCTCGGCCCGTTTAAAAGTCAACTTAATCCCTATGGGGTGATGTCAGCTACCCAAGTGGCAAAATTCATTGTATTTTTAGCAGTCCGAGACTTTCGCAATATTATCGTGACAATTAATCCCCTGACTTATTTGCTATTTCCTTTCAAGGAGACTAGTACATGGCTGTATTATCGCGTGTTTAGTAAAGCTAAGAACTAG
- a CDS encoding heavy metal-responsive transcriptional regulator, translating to MFTPTATKQIGVVAKESGVPIKTIRYYEELGLLQSSGRTEGGFRLFNSDVLARLHFIKRAQSLGLSLSEIKEFLNVHDSGKLPCEHIKAKLEDKVKAIDEQIQQLMILRQELSGLLSGWEIKPDHSHSTICPIIENE from the coding sequence ATGTTCACCCCAACAGCAACAAAACAAATTGGTGTAGTTGCCAAAGAAAGCGGCGTACCAATTAAAACCATTCGCTACTACGAAGAACTCGGACTACTTCAATCATCAGGTAGAACCGAAGGCGGATTTAGATTATTTAACTCTGATGTTTTAGCGCGACTACACTTTATCAAACGCGCTCAAAGTTTAGGCTTAAGTTTGTCAGAAATTAAAGAGTTTTTAAATGTTCATGATAGTGGTAAATTACCTTGTGAACATATCAAAGCGAAATTAGAAGACAAGGTAAAAGCTATTGATGAACAAATTCAACAATTAATGATTTTGCGACAAGAATTATCAGGCTTACTTTCTGGTTGGGAAATCAAACCTGATCATTCTCATTCTACTATTTGCCCCATCATTGAAAATGAATAA